In Excalfactoria chinensis isolate bCotChi1 chromosome 27, bCotChi1.hap2, whole genome shotgun sequence, the DNA window CCTCATCCCTTCCCCTACACCCACCTTATGtccctcctctgctccctcACAGCCCCAGTCCTATCCCTGCACCCCTTCTACAGCCCATGTCCTTTCGTGTCCCCATCTGTCCCTGCCACACCACACCCTGTCCCTCTTCCACACCGCCTGTCTTTCCCATCCCATGCTCCCATCCTGTCCCTGTCTCTCTTCCCAGTCCCCACATCACTCTGCTGTTCCCCTGCTGTCCCCTACCCTGTGGCTCTGGGGTGAGGTTGCCTTGTTGGCTCCcagcaaaatggagaagaaTGAGACAAAACTGTGAcgtttatgtattttattttttcttcctgtaaaaaCACAAACAGGCACAGGTGTTGCCATCACTGACAGGGCTGGGCCCATTGGGAGGGTATGAAGTAATGTCACCAAAGGATGAGGTGGACAAGGGGAAGGGACACGTGGCCCCATCCAGCAGTGACACCATCAGCTGTGACACAGCTTTGACCCCATGATGACACTCCAATGGCGTTCCAGATTAATTTCCTGGGACCCCGCTGTGACATCCCAATGACACAATGGTGACAGCCCGTGACCCCCAGGACATATGTCTTATGCCATGGGGACACCTCTGTGTGTAGTGGAGACATCCTGGGCATCCTTCAGGACATCCCCAGGCCCCCCAGCATCCTTCAGCTCCCCCAGTTCCTCCCTGAGTGTCCTTACTGAGACCCACATGTTGAGACTCCCTGATATCCCCTGGGTTCTCCCAGTAACCCCTAAAGGCCGCCCTCctaccccccacccccccagagCTCCCACGATTTCCCCTGAGAATTCCTAATACAACCCTAGAGTACTCCAGGGACCcctccccacagcaccccataaTATAACAACATCCATCCGAGAGCCTTCCCATCCATCACGCCCTCCCACTGTCCCCCATCTCAGTGCTCTCCACCACCGTCCCCTCATCTTCCGTCACCGTTCCTTCTGCCACTGTCTTCCCATCCCCTGTCCCCACATCTTCCTCCTTGCCTCCATTCTCCTGCTGTCCCCGTGAGCTCCTGGCCCGATGTGTGACAGTCCTACGGGCACTGCTGGAGGCCGTGGAGCCCTCTAGGAGCCGGGGCAGGAGTGCAGCCCCTGCAGTGCGACACAGTCCTCTCCCGGCGCAGGCATAGAGCAGCGGATTTAGCGCACTGCTGAGGAATGCCAGCGCAGTGGCTGGCGGTCGGATGGCCTTGGCAACCTTTCTTAGAGTCCCAGTGCAGTTCTTCAgctccaccaccacctccaaCATGCTGCCGACATGGTAGGGTCCCCAGGTGACGGCAAAGGCGACCACCACGGCGGCCACCAACCTCAACGTGCGTCCCCGCCGTGCCAATCGTGTCCGCCGCAGCCGCCGTAGCAGCAGCCCGTAACCAACAGCCACAGTGGTCAATGGCACAGCCCAACCCAGCCCTGTCTCCAGCAGGTTGTGGGTCACCAGCCAAGCGGTGGAATTGTGGTTCCTCTTGCACATCCCGTTCTCCACGTGCCGAAAAGCAATAGAAGGGGTGGCCAACACCAAGGCTACCAGCCAAGTGATGGCAGCAGCCCCGTGGGCCAGCTGGGTGGCACGGTCACctgtcagcactgcagtagATGGCCGGGATACCACCAGGCAGCGGTGCAGGCCGAGCAGAGCAATGAGGAAGATGCTGGTATACATGGCGGCTGCACAGATGTAGTTGCAACCACGGCACGCGGCCGGACCAAGGTCCCATCTGCCAGTGCTGAGGAATCGGATGTAAACAGGGCCGGTGAGCAGCGTAGCCACATCAGCCAGGGCCAGATGGGCCACCAGAAGCATGGGGATGCTGCGGCGACGGGTGACGACCCAGCTCCAGAGCACGAAGGCATTCCCTGGCAGCCCTACAATCATTGCCAGAGACAGCAGGGTCAGTCCCAGGGCAGCATTGGGGATTGCAGAGATGGTTGCATTGGAAGGAGGTGTGGGCATGGCAGGAGACCTGTGGGGAGAGGGGTAACCAGCATCCTGCAGAGCAGATTCATGCCTACCTCCATCCTGAcaccccatccctcccctccaATACTGCCCTTCCTCATCTGACCCAGcatcctcccttccttccccccaccctCTGAGGTCTCTACTTCTTCCTTTGCTACTCTCACCTCTTCCTCCTTATCTTGGCTCTCTCCAGACCTCCCCAAGTCCTCCCAGTGCACCAACCACACGACTCAAGATACCCCACAAACCTCGCAGCTGATCCCTTAGACACCCCAATTCTTTCACTCAGACTTTCTAGTTGCCCCCCAAAACCTCCCAGTCACCTTCCAGCATTGCTGGAAAAGCTTACACATCCTCAAGACCTCCCAGTCATCCACCTATCCCTCCCAGTTGTCCCAGGTGACCCTCACTGATAGCCCCCACCCCTTCAGCCTTCCCCCACTACCTCAGGGACTCACATATCCCTTCCAAGGGACCCTGGCAAGAGTGATGGGTCCTCGGTGCCCCTGTTGCCAACAGTGACCACGAACACTAGGTGCTacttcccctctgctcagccccAGGAAGGAAACACTCGCGCAAGAGGAAGAAGGCACAGAAACCACAGGCAGGAAGGGGGCATATGGGGAGTGACTGCAGACCTTAATTTTCCCCTGCCTgagtaggaaaataaaagcactggtGGCACTGCCAGCAGGTAATGAGATCCTCACAGATGTCCTCAAGGACACTGCCTGGCTGTGGGGTTGGTAGGAGCACATTGAGATAGCATGGAGGGCACATGGAGGGTCTTCTATGTGCCTGCTGACAGGTATGGCTAATGcaccttcttccttcccttcattcCTCCCTCCACCTCCCTACCCCTACAGATGAATCACACATAGCCTGAAAACTGGGAATCCCATAGATGATTGTGCAATGGGGCACAATCCCAAGCAAGACAAAGATCTGACAACAGCACTCAGCTTCTCTCCCACCCGTTTCCTACAGTGCTGCTGACTAACAAAAAGTATCAAGACTAAAGACTAAAAACAGCCATTTTTGCTCTCTGCTGATTCCTCCCCCCCCTAATACCCCCCAACCAGCCCCAAAGTCAGAGGCCTGGGAATCAACAGATGTTACCCAACAGAAAGATATGAATGATGATATGAATGATATGAACAGTGTCACAGGCAGGATTGTCACAGATAAACTGCTGCAAAAAACACAACGTGTCCCTCCCCAGGAAGGAGAGAGCTCAGAAGTTTGGAAGGACCAAGAGAAATTGGTgtcagaaataaacaggaacagGGAACAGAAACGAAAGCAAAGGGAACTTCATCTAAAGACTAACCTCTAAAAGCAGAGTGATTTGCCCCAGGCATTCCTGGAGCCACTGCTGAATAACTACAGCTCACACTGGTTCCAATTAGACCTTAAGGATACTTGGTTTTAGATACAGAAGCAGAGATCTTAAGGGTCAGCACAACTGGGTGCTGAACAGTTCAGTTAGGATGAGCcatgcaaacagaacaaaacacgACCTGCCAAACTGCCAGAACCAATTTCTGGCTCCCAGGTGAGAAATGTACATGGATGACTCGCTCTGCAGTTCTGATCTGTTATGAGAAATATGTTGTGTTTCGGTGTTTTTAAACAGCCCTTCAGCAtgagcatccatccatcccacccCATGTAGATACAGGAGGCTGAATGGATTTTACTCGgacccctcctcctcccccacagcccagc includes these proteins:
- the LTB4R gene encoding leukotriene B4 receptor 1, producing the protein MSPAMPTPPSNATISAIPNAALGLTLLSLAMIVGLPGNAFVLWSWVVTRRRSIPMLLVAHLALADVATLLTGPVYIRFLSTGRWDLGPAACRGCNYICAAAMYTSIFLIALLGLHRCLVVSRPSTAVLTGDRATQLAHGAAAITWLVALVLATPSIAFRHVENGMCKRNHNSTAWLVTHNLLETGLGWAVPLTTVAVGYGLLLRRLRRTRLARRGRTLRLVAAVVVAFAVTWGPYHVGSMLEVVVELKNCTGTLRKVAKAIRPPATALAFLSSALNPLLYACAGRGLCRTAGAALLPRLLEGSTASSSARRTVTHRARSSRGQQENGGKEEDVGTGDGKTVAEGTVTEDEGTVVESTEMGDSGRA